A genomic window from Etheostoma spectabile isolate EspeVRDwgs_2016 chromosome 13, UIUC_Espe_1.0, whole genome shotgun sequence includes:
- the LOC116699991 gene encoding aspartate--tRNA ligase, mitochondrial isoform X2, whose amino-acid sequence MATKSRYWLQRVFSGLRSRAVWDQSSASTSSQGRLLWKPQLRQLSCSHTRCRAHPPSTGPSSLSFRSHTCGELRSHHVGEKVSLCGWVQYLRQDLFVIMRDFSGLTQVLIPQEESASNLKAALCDLTTESVVKVTGTVRRRPAGQENKNMPTGEIEILAESLEVFNVCQKLPFEIKDFVKKSESLRMQYRYLDLRSSVLQKNLRLRSQLVMKMREYLCNVHGFVDVETPTLFKRTPGGAKEFVVPSREPGRFYSLPQSPQQFKQLLMVAGIDRYFQMARCYRDEGSKPDRQPEFTQVDIEMSFVDQAGIMSLVEGLLQYSWPTENGPIKVPFQTMTHEEAMRDYGVDKPDTRFSMKLLDLSQVFLSTDIEFLRSALSQPGGSVQAICVPSGAKLMSGKDLEELKQTAKTQFNQELSVLLVKADGTLKSPLKKLLSVSVTDELLQRTGARPGDLLLMAAGSLHTVRPMLGNLRLQCAELLESRGVSIRDPSAFHFLWVVDFPLFLPKEEEPEQLESAHHPFTAPLPEDTQLLYTEPQKVRGQHYDLVLNGCEIGGGSIRIHKASEQLYVLKSILKEDPSLLSHLLEALDSGAPPHGGIALGLDRLVSIVVGAPSIRDVIAFPKSFRGHDLMSCAPDLVSEEELKSYHISVKWPPQRGGGGEEGK is encoded by the exons ATGGCAACAAAAAGCCGATATTGGCTGCAGAGAGTGTTCAGTGGACTCAGATCTCGCGCTGTTTGGGACCAGAGCTCAGCCTCGACCTCGAGTCAAGGACGCCTGCTGTGGAAACCTCAGCTCAGACAGCTGAGCTGCTCACACACACGCTGCAGGGCTCATCCTCCGAGCACAG GTCCCAGCAGTCTGTCCTTCAGGAGTCACACCTGTGGAGAACTGAGATCCCATCATGTGGGAGAGAAGGTCTCTCTGTGTGGCTGGGTCCAGTACCTCAG GCAAGACCTGTTTGTCATCATGCGAGATTTCAGCGGCTTGACACAAGTTCTGATCCCTCAGGAAGAA tCTGCGAGTAATTTGAAAGCGGCGCTGTGCGATCTCACAACCGAGTCTGTCGTCAAGGTTACAGGAACAGTCAGACGACGACCAGCGGGGCAGGAGAACAAG AACATGCCAACGGGAGAAATAGAAATCCTGGCTGAGAGCCTGGAGGTTTTCAACGTGTGCCAGAAGTTGCCTTTTGAAATTAAAGACTTTGTCAAA AAATCCGAGTCTTTGCGGATGCAGTACCGCTACCTGGACCTGAGGTCCTCTGTGCTGCAGAAGAACCTGAGACTGAGATCTCAGCTGGTGATGAAGATGAGAGAATACCTCTGTAATGTGCACG GTTTTGTGGATGTGGAAACTCCGACCTTGTTTAAAAGAACACCAGGG GGAGCCAAAGAGTTTGTGGTTCCGTCCAGAGAGCCGGGCCGATTCTACTCTCTGCCCCAGAGTCCACAGCAGTTTAAACAGCTCCTAATGGTGGCTGGCATAGACAG GTACTTCCAGATGGCCCGGTGCTACCGAGATGAAGGCTCCAAACCTGACCGGCAGCCTGAGTTTACCCAG GTAGACATAGAAATGTCTTTTGTGGACCAGGCCGGTATCATGTCCCTGGTGGAGGGATTGTTACAGTACTCCTGGCCTACGGAGAATGGGCCCATTAAGGTTCCTTTCCAAACCATGACCCATGAAGAAGCCATGAGGGACTACGGTGTGGACAAGCCTGACACCAGATTCAGTATGAAG CTGCTCGACCTCAGTCAGGTTTTCTTATCCACGGACATTGAGTTCCTCAGATCAGCTCTCAGCCAACCAGGAGGCTCCGTTCAGGCCATCTGTGTCCCCAGTGGAGCG AAACTAATGTCTGGCAAAGATTTGGAAGAACTGAAACAAACCGCTAAGACTCAGTTCAACCAG GAGCTCAGCGTGCTGCTGGTCAAAGCAGACGGGACATTGAAGTCTCCTCTAAAGAAGCTGCTATCTGTCTCAGTCACCGATGAGCTGCTGCAGAGGACTGGAGCCAGACCAGGAGACCTGCTGCTGATGGCAGCTGGTTCCCTCCACACTGTG CGCCCGATGCTGGGTAATCTTCGTCTGCAGTGTGCAGAGCTGCTGGAGTCTCGTGGCGTTTCAATCCGCGACCCCTCAGCCTTCCACTTCCTGTGGGTTGTGGACTTCCCTCTGTTTTTGCCCAAAGAAGAGGAGCCAGAGCAGCTAGAGTCAGCCCATCATCCATTTACTGCTCCACTGCCAGAGGACACACAGCTACTCTACACAGAGCCACAGAAG GTACGTGGTCAGCACTATGACCTGGTGTTAAATGGCTGTGAGATTGGTGGAGGCTCCATCCGCATCCACAAGGCCTCAGAACAGCTTTATGTCCTAAAGAGTATCCTTAAG GAGGACCCCAGTCTTCTCTCTCACCTGCTGGAGGCTCTGGACTCAGGAGCACCACCACATGGAGGAATTGCTTTGG GTTTGGACCGGCTGGTCTCCATTGTGGTCGGGGCTCCCAGCATCCGTGACGTCATTGCCTTCCCCAAGTCGTTCCGGGGTCACGACCTTATGAGCTGCGCCCCTGACTTGGTGTCTGAGGAGGAGCTGAAGTCTTACCACATCTCTGTCAAATGGCCCCCACAGCGAGGAGGTGGAGGGGAAGAGGGGAAGTGA
- the LOC116699991 gene encoding aspartate--tRNA ligase, mitochondrial isoform X1, protein MATKSRYWLQRVFSGLRSRAVWDQSSASTSSQGRLLWKPQLRQLSCSHTRCRAHPPSTGPSSLSFRSHTCGELRSHHVGEKVSLCGWVQYLRQDLFVIMRDFSGLTQVLIPQEEVRMETIQLPVYSSASNLKAALCDLTTESVVKVTGTVRRRPAGQENKNMPTGEIEILAESLEVFNVCQKLPFEIKDFVKKSESLRMQYRYLDLRSSVLQKNLRLRSQLVMKMREYLCNVHGFVDVETPTLFKRTPGGAKEFVVPSREPGRFYSLPQSPQQFKQLLMVAGIDRYFQMARCYRDEGSKPDRQPEFTQVDIEMSFVDQAGIMSLVEGLLQYSWPTENGPIKVPFQTMTHEEAMRDYGVDKPDTRFSMKLLDLSQVFLSTDIEFLRSALSQPGGSVQAICVPSGAKLMSGKDLEELKQTAKTQFNQELSVLLVKADGTLKSPLKKLLSVSVTDELLQRTGARPGDLLLMAAGSLHTVRPMLGNLRLQCAELLESRGVSIRDPSAFHFLWVVDFPLFLPKEEEPEQLESAHHPFTAPLPEDTQLLYTEPQKVRGQHYDLVLNGCEIGGGSIRIHKASEQLYVLKSILKEDPSLLSHLLEALDSGAPPHGGIALGLDRLVSIVVGAPSIRDVIAFPKSFRGHDLMSCAPDLVSEEELKSYHISVKWPPQRGGGGEEGK, encoded by the exons ATGGCAACAAAAAGCCGATATTGGCTGCAGAGAGTGTTCAGTGGACTCAGATCTCGCGCTGTTTGGGACCAGAGCTCAGCCTCGACCTCGAGTCAAGGACGCCTGCTGTGGAAACCTCAGCTCAGACAGCTGAGCTGCTCACACACACGCTGCAGGGCTCATCCTCCGAGCACAG GTCCCAGCAGTCTGTCCTTCAGGAGTCACACCTGTGGAGAACTGAGATCCCATCATGTGGGAGAGAAGGTCTCTCTGTGTGGCTGGGTCCAGTACCTCAG GCAAGACCTGTTTGTCATCATGCGAGATTTCAGCGGCTTGACACAAGTTCTGATCCCTCAGGAAGAAGTAAGGATGGAAACAATTCAACTACCAGTATACAGT tCTGCGAGTAATTTGAAAGCGGCGCTGTGCGATCTCACAACCGAGTCTGTCGTCAAGGTTACAGGAACAGTCAGACGACGACCAGCGGGGCAGGAGAACAAG AACATGCCAACGGGAGAAATAGAAATCCTGGCTGAGAGCCTGGAGGTTTTCAACGTGTGCCAGAAGTTGCCTTTTGAAATTAAAGACTTTGTCAAA AAATCCGAGTCTTTGCGGATGCAGTACCGCTACCTGGACCTGAGGTCCTCTGTGCTGCAGAAGAACCTGAGACTGAGATCTCAGCTGGTGATGAAGATGAGAGAATACCTCTGTAATGTGCACG GTTTTGTGGATGTGGAAACTCCGACCTTGTTTAAAAGAACACCAGGG GGAGCCAAAGAGTTTGTGGTTCCGTCCAGAGAGCCGGGCCGATTCTACTCTCTGCCCCAGAGTCCACAGCAGTTTAAACAGCTCCTAATGGTGGCTGGCATAGACAG GTACTTCCAGATGGCCCGGTGCTACCGAGATGAAGGCTCCAAACCTGACCGGCAGCCTGAGTTTACCCAG GTAGACATAGAAATGTCTTTTGTGGACCAGGCCGGTATCATGTCCCTGGTGGAGGGATTGTTACAGTACTCCTGGCCTACGGAGAATGGGCCCATTAAGGTTCCTTTCCAAACCATGACCCATGAAGAAGCCATGAGGGACTACGGTGTGGACAAGCCTGACACCAGATTCAGTATGAAG CTGCTCGACCTCAGTCAGGTTTTCTTATCCACGGACATTGAGTTCCTCAGATCAGCTCTCAGCCAACCAGGAGGCTCCGTTCAGGCCATCTGTGTCCCCAGTGGAGCG AAACTAATGTCTGGCAAAGATTTGGAAGAACTGAAACAAACCGCTAAGACTCAGTTCAACCAG GAGCTCAGCGTGCTGCTGGTCAAAGCAGACGGGACATTGAAGTCTCCTCTAAAGAAGCTGCTATCTGTCTCAGTCACCGATGAGCTGCTGCAGAGGACTGGAGCCAGACCAGGAGACCTGCTGCTGATGGCAGCTGGTTCCCTCCACACTGTG CGCCCGATGCTGGGTAATCTTCGTCTGCAGTGTGCAGAGCTGCTGGAGTCTCGTGGCGTTTCAATCCGCGACCCCTCAGCCTTCCACTTCCTGTGGGTTGTGGACTTCCCTCTGTTTTTGCCCAAAGAAGAGGAGCCAGAGCAGCTAGAGTCAGCCCATCATCCATTTACTGCTCCACTGCCAGAGGACACACAGCTACTCTACACAGAGCCACAGAAG GTACGTGGTCAGCACTATGACCTGGTGTTAAATGGCTGTGAGATTGGTGGAGGCTCCATCCGCATCCACAAGGCCTCAGAACAGCTTTATGTCCTAAAGAGTATCCTTAAG GAGGACCCCAGTCTTCTCTCTCACCTGCTGGAGGCTCTGGACTCAGGAGCACCACCACATGGAGGAATTGCTTTGG GTTTGGACCGGCTGGTCTCCATTGTGGTCGGGGCTCCCAGCATCCGTGACGTCATTGCCTTCCCCAAGTCGTTCCGGGGTCACGACCTTATGAGCTGCGCCCCTGACTTGGTGTCTGAGGAGGAGCTGAAGTCTTACCACATCTCTGTCAAATGGCCCCCACAGCGAGGAGGTGGAGGGGAAGAGGGGAAGTGA
- the LOC116700278 gene encoding inositol monophosphatase 3 — MAPMGIRLSPLGVAVFCLLGVGVIYHLYAGVISSHLAAFRTRGKVDLRDLLAVSVEAAVLGGTEVKKVREENSLKEKSKGKTKEGANELLTMGDLQSHRKMFNLISNAFPEVTVNSEEHDNTVDKAAAWSRDIPADIQDKIERGKYVPAESITVWIDPLDATQEYTENLVKYVTTMVCVAVDGKPVIGVIHQPFTGFTAWAFVGQGSNMRPRQSYTVSPPKVIVSRSHSGTVKSYVQEAFGNGTTIIEAGGAGYKVLSLLEMPSSETGSMDQADVYIHVTFIKKWDICAGAALLKALGGHMTTLKGEDIDYSGTPVNKGGLVASVGVDHKALLEKLPNWDPEKH; from the exons ATGGCTCCGATGGGTATCCGGCTGTCACCCCTCGGTGTGGCGGTGTTCTGCCTGCTTGGAGTCGGTGTCATCTACCACCTGTACGCAGGGGTCATCTCCAGCCACCTGGCTGCTTTCAG GACGAGGGGGAAAGTGGATCTGAGGGACCTGCTGGCTGTCTCAGTAGAGGCTGCAGTGCTCGGTGGCACAGAG GTGAAGAAGGTGCGTGAAGAAAATAGCCTGAAGGAAAAGTCAAAAGGCAAGACAAAGGAGGGAGCCAATGAGCTTCTGACTATGGGTGACCTGCAGTCGCATAGAAAGATGTTTAACCTTATAAGCAACGCCTTCCCTGAAGTCACG gtgaacaGTGAGGAACATGACAACACGGTGGATAAGGCTGCAGCCTGGAGTCGGGATATTCCAGCCGACATACAAGACAAAATAGAGAGGGGCAAGTACGTTCCTGCTGAGAGCATCACTGTGTGGATCGATCCTCTAGATGCTACACAGGAATATACAG aGAATCTAGTGAAGTATGTGACCACAATGGTATGTGTGGCTGTAGATGGTAAACCAGTCATTGGGGTCATACACCAGCCATTTACTGGGTTCACTG CCTGGGCATTTGTAGGTCAGGGGTCAAATATGCGTCCCCGGCAGTCCTACACTGTCAGCCCTCCAAAGGTCATTGTATCACGTTCCCACTCTGGAACAGTTAAAAGTTATGTTCAGGAGGCTTTTGGAAACGGCACAACAATCATAGAAGCAGGTGGAGCAG gataTAAGGTCCTGTCACTTTTGGAGATGCCTTCAAGTGAAACAGGTTCTATGGACCAGGCAGATGTTTACATCCATGTCACCTTTATCAAGAAATGGGACATCTGTGCTGGTGCAGCACTACTGAAAGCACTGG GAGGCCACATGACAACGCTAAAGGGAGAGGACATCGACTACAGTGGAACACCGGTCAACAAAGGAGGACTGGTGGCCAGTGTTGGTGTGGACCATAAGGCCCTACTGGAGAAACTACCAAACTGGGACCCTGAAAAGCACtga
- the LOC116700282 gene encoding ankyrin repeat domain-containing protein 45 isoform X2, with translation MTSIQKDIFKCVLSGDLEGIKEHLEREAVTEESQEIDLCGMKDDFGRNALHNACMLGGSAIARELVRHGAQVNEQTVRGYSSLHLAAGWGHLETVRTLLELGADTQAETFLGYRPVDLARNYSRTDCADCLTLAEAKQDLVSYLTFVKDLISDPESKLTKEEKNICTRKCSAKSDWIQSVKNSTVSDFIAHRKDIEDTLQPLLCKLSAQSTSPVQPAGKV, from the exons ATGACATCGATACAGAAAGACAtctttaaatgtgtgttgtcTGGTGACTTAGAGGGTATTAAGGAGCATCTTGAACGCGAGGCTGTCACAGAGGAGTCGCAGGAAATAGATTTGTGCGGGATGAAGGACGACTTCGGGAGAAATGCTCTGCATAACGCCTGCATGTTGGGGGGGAGCGCCATCGCACGAGAGCTGGTCAGACACGGAGCCCAGGTCAACGAGCAGACCGTCAGAG GTTATTCCTCGCTGCATCTGGCGGCTGGTTGGGGCCACCTGGAGACAGTGAGGACTCTGCTTGAACTGGGAGCTGACACACAGGCCGAGACCTTCTTAGGGTACAGGCCTGTAGACCTGGCCAGAAATTATTCCAGGACAGACTGTGCTGACTGTCTCACCTTGGCCG AAGCTAAACAGGACTTGGTGTCATATTTAACCTTTGTTAAAGACCTCATCTCTGACCCAGAGAGTAAACTTACAAAGGAAGAAAAg AACATCTGTACGCGTAAATGCTCTGCCAAGTCAGACTGGATTCAGAGTGTCAAAAACTCAACAGTCTCAGATTTCATAGCCCACAGGAAAGACATAGAGGACACTCTTCAGCCTCTTCTCTGCAAACTGTCAGCTCAGT CTACTTCGCCTGTCCAACCAGCAGGAAAAGTCTAA
- the LOC116700282 gene encoding ankyrin repeat domain-containing protein 45 isoform X1, which yields MTSIQKDIFKCVLSGDLEGIKEHLEREAVTEESQEIDLCGMKDDFGRNALHNACMLGGSAIARELVRHGAQVNEQTVRGYSSLHLAAGWGHLETVRTLLELGADTQAETFLGYRPVDLARNYSRTDCADCLTLAEAKQDLVSYLTFVKDLISDPESKLTKEEKNICTRKCSAKSDWIQSVKNSTVSDFIAHRKDIEDTLQPLLCKLSAQSATSPVQPAGKV from the exons ATGACATCGATACAGAAAGACAtctttaaatgtgtgttgtcTGGTGACTTAGAGGGTATTAAGGAGCATCTTGAACGCGAGGCTGTCACAGAGGAGTCGCAGGAAATAGATTTGTGCGGGATGAAGGACGACTTCGGGAGAAATGCTCTGCATAACGCCTGCATGTTGGGGGGGAGCGCCATCGCACGAGAGCTGGTCAGACACGGAGCCCAGGTCAACGAGCAGACCGTCAGAG GTTATTCCTCGCTGCATCTGGCGGCTGGTTGGGGCCACCTGGAGACAGTGAGGACTCTGCTTGAACTGGGAGCTGACACACAGGCCGAGACCTTCTTAGGGTACAGGCCTGTAGACCTGGCCAGAAATTATTCCAGGACAGACTGTGCTGACTGTCTCACCTTGGCCG AAGCTAAACAGGACTTGGTGTCATATTTAACCTTTGTTAAAGACCTCATCTCTGACCCAGAGAGTAAACTTACAAAGGAAGAAAAg AACATCTGTACGCGTAAATGCTCTGCCAAGTCAGACTGGATTCAGAGTGTCAAAAACTCAACAGTCTCAGATTTCATAGCCCACAGGAAAGACATAGAGGACACTCTTCAGCCTCTTCTCTGCAAACTGTCAGCTCAGT CAGCTACTTCGCCTGTCCAACCAGCAGGAAAAGTCTAA